From one Babesia bovis T2Bo chromosome 3, whole genome shotgun sequence genomic stretch:
- a CDS encoding RNA polymerase-associated protein LEO1 family protein codes for MDNDDIFEHGLFEDSEVSSADGELESHLTTVDLPNPEEAVTEVPSSFISNDIQRDPEPSPESLSVTYKSIPRSACPVRDHHLIICKFPPAVSMAGSPFNEIQERQALLHNPKLLDDLSALEDSVMMRWRFKCPSSDSPEPFGVLETNTHFVEWDDGSFTLFVGDTPLNVDYRSETVFLLEDSCSDVKPIHAVITERMQTKFSNIFKNKFTRSKDLVAKRQRMALTSIADAVSSNISVQKYRLATKENERYRRIQQSVAYKPRTLTRSFLESDSDSQ; via the coding sequence ATGGATAATGACGACATATTTGAGCATGGCTTGTTTGAAGATTCCGAGGTTTCCTCGGCAGATGGTGAATTGGAATCGCATCTGACTACTGTGGACCTCCCCAATCCCGAAGAGGCTGTTACTGAGGTGCCCAGCTCATTCATCAGTAACGACATTCAGCGTGATCCTGAACCGTCACCTGAATCTTTATCGGTTACCTATAAATCCATACCACGTTCCGCGTGCCCAGTACGTGACCATCATTTGATTATTTGCAAATTCCCACCTGCCGTATCCATGGCAGGATCGCCATTTAATGAAATACAGGAACGCCAGGCTTTATTACATAACCCCAAGCTTCTGGATGACCTTTCGGCATTAGAGGACAGTGTAATGATGCGGTGGCGTTTTAAATGTCCTTCTAGCGACTCACCTGAGCCTTTTGGTGTCCTTGAGACTAATACTCACTTTGTTGAATGGGATGACGGTTCATTCACATTATTTGTGGGTGACACTCCACTCAATGTGGATTATCGCAGTGAGACTGTATTCCTTCTTGAGGATTCTTGCTCCGATGTTAAACCAATTCACGCGGTGATAACGGAGCGTATGCAAACTAAATTTTCcaacatattcaaaaaCAAGTTTACTCGTTCTAAGGATTTGGTTGCCAAGCGCCAGCGCATGGCTTTGACATCTATTGCTGACGCTGTGTCATCTAACATCAGTGTCCAGAAGTATCGGCTGGCTACCAAGGAGAATGAGCGTTACCGGCGCATTCAGCAGTCTGTTGCCTACAAGCCGCGTACACTCACTCGTTCATTCTTGGAGAGCGACAGCGACTCACAGTGA